The sequence CTTCGATCAGAGAAATCAGTctgttgaaggagttgagtAAAGATGATAACATCGTAAAGTGCGTTGTTTCCTGCCATTTCTTTTGGTCAAGAGCCTATATCCAGATATGGGATGACGCTTTCCACACATTCACATCGAACATCTGACTCCAACTGTCATATCAACCGTGACTCAAAGCCGAGAACAATAATTGCCATCCGTTACCTGATCATTCATCGTTGCTGACTCGTATCGTCTTGCAGGCTTCTGGATATCGTCCATTCAGATGCAAAGTTATACCTCGTATTTGAATTCCTCGATATGGACCTGAAAAAATATATGGACACTATAGGTGACAAAGATGGACTTGGTCCGACAAtggtaaaggtgagtcaatttgtcatctcccatctcccatccccttctctctcccctcaCGCCCCTCTTATTTAACACCAAACCAACCTTTCGATCTCACACCCTAATATCAATGATACTGATGTTGATTATGTCCATTCATGACACTTAGAAATTCACCTATCAACTCGTAAAAGGGCTATACTACTGCCACGCCCACCGAATTCTCCATCGAGATCTCAAACCCCAAAATCTACTGATCAACAAGGAAGGTAATCTCAAAATTGCAGATTTCGGTCTGGCGAGAGCTTTCGGTATCCCCCTGAGAACTTATACTCATGAGGTGGGTAATCTATGTCAAACTTCCCAACCaacaaatcagcatcaaaaCGCTGTGTATGTGTCGGATGTCGAGCTGATTTTCTGGTACGTGTCAATGTAGGTCGTCACGCTCTGGTACAGAGCTCCGGAGGTTTTACTCGGCTCAAGACATTATTCCACCGCCATCGACATGTGGTCCGTTGGGTGTATCTTCGCGGAGATGGCGATGAGacaacctctcttccctgGTGATTcggagattgatgagatcttCAGGATCTTCCGGTGAGTCAGCGTTTTTTCTCATTCCCTCAAATACACGTAACAGTGTATCACGTCGTGCATTCAtacattccatcttcatATCCGGTATTCTGCAAATGGTATAATACTGATCTTCCCCCTTCCCGCAGAGTCCTCGGTACACCCGACGAAGACGTATGGCCCGGCGTAAGGGCTTTACCAGATTACAAGCCTACCTTCCCACAATGGAATGCCGTGGACTTGAAATCGTCCGTGAAAGGGCTGGACGATAATGGTTTGGATCTTTTGGCTCAGACTTTGATTTATGATCCTGCT comes from Kwoniella bestiolae CBS 10118 chromosome 1, complete sequence and encodes:
- a CDS encoding cyclin-dependent kinase 1 — protein: MSLDNYTKLEKIGEGTYGVVYKARDLSSGNLVALKKIRLEAEDEGVPSTSIREISLLKELSKDDNIVKLLDIVHSDAKLYLVFEFLDMDLKKYMDTIGDKDGLGPTMVKKFTYQLVKGLYYCHAHRILHRDLKPQNLLINKEGNLKIADFGLARAFGIPLRTYTHEVVTLWYRAPEVLLGSRHYSTAIDMWSVGCIFAEMAMRQPLFPGDSEIDEIFRIFRVLGTPDEDVWPGVRALPDYKPTFPQWNAVDLKSSVKGLDDNGLDLLAQTLIYDPAHRISAKRALQHPYFTSTYPA